Genomic segment of Methanobacterium spitsbergense:
AAAAAAAATATGGAAATCGTAATTATTAGAAAAGCTCATGAAGCTTAATCTGATATTTACCGAGGTTTCCACCAAAGTTACCTGCACTTATCTGAATTATTCCAGAGATTTTAACAGCAGCTTCAATACCTGCCTTCATTGCAGCTTTGACTGCTTCTTCATTTACTCCGTCAATAACTATTTCATAGACACCATTAACATTTTCAGGTATTTCACAACCCTCAACTTCGTCCTTCAAAGTAACACACATTTTTTCGTTGGTAGATGCTCCTAAAAACTTGTACTTATTTGAACCAACTTTGGAACCGGAAGCAACTATTCCTCCAGGGAATGGAGTTATTGCACCAGGAATTGCTTCAATAGCATCCACAGCTGCGTCCGCAGCTAGTAATCCTGCTGGTTGGTTTTCTGCGAGAATGAAGAAATTCCCACCTGCAACACCTGCTTTTATTCCTAATTCTGCTTCAACTAAAAAGTCACCAGACATTAGGGGGATGGAGTGTATTTTTCTTCCTTCCACATCCAATGTTTGTTCATATCCATCACCGAAGAATTTCAGTTTCTGACCTGTTTTGAGTTTTTCATCAGGTTCATCCATCCAATCAAAGACAGCTGTGGTTGCTGCAGTTAGAATACACATTCCTACTCGCTCGAGTAACTCATGATCAAGTTTACCCTTGTTCATGTTGCAGATCATTATTATATAACCCGGTCTTCCATCAGGAGTATCCTGTGGTGGCACATAACCGTCTATTCCTGCCTCTGCCGGGCATCCGATAACAGATGTTCCGTAACCTGTGGCTTCGGTAGCTGCTACTAATGCCAGTTTTTTGGTTGCTGCAGTTATGAGAATTCTTGATACTTGTATGCCGAATGCTTCTGCAAAATTATCTTCTATTTCCACTCCGTTTATTTCCATGATTATCACCGTCTAGATCGTAGTTTAGGAGAAGTTATAAATTTTTCCATTTAATCCTGAGTAATTAAAAAAAGAAGTTGTCAAATAGGTGGGTGTTCAAAAATTTTTTGAGTTT
This window contains:
- the fhcD gene encoding formylmethanofuran--tetrahydromethanopterin N-formyltransferase, coding for MEINGVEIEDNFAEAFGIQVSRILITAATKKLALVAATEATGYGTSVIGCPAEAGIDGYVPPQDTPDGRPGYIIMICNMNKGKLDHELLERVGMCILTAATTAVFDWMDEPDEKLKTGQKLKFFGDGYEQTLDVEGRKIHSIPLMSGDFLVEAELGIKAGVAGGNFFILAENQPAGLLAADAAVDAIEAIPGAITPFPGGIVASGSKVGSNKYKFLGASTNEKMCVTLKDEVEGCEIPENVNGVYEIVIDGVNEEAVKAAMKAGIEAAVKISGIIQISAGNFGGNLGKYQIKLHELF